Genomic window (Spirochaetales bacterium):
AAAGGCCAGCACCTCCGAAGGCAAACCTTCTTCGGCGCATTCTTTTACGAGATCCGTTACGAACCTTCGTTTGTCGTCCGGGCCTGCGAGATAAATTTCCGCTTTTGTCGCGGAAGCGAGCCCGCCCAGCATCGCACACACGGCCTGCTGTTGTTCCCCGGTCTTCGAGTCATCGAAAACCATGCAGGCCGCTTTACGGCAATATTTGTTATTGTTTTCGATATAGCCTTCCATGCAGCGCTGTAAAACCCGTGTCCTTCCGCAGGAGATCCACGCGACGGCGGAAATCGGCGGGGGGGATTCCGTTTCTTTACTCGAGGCGGATATTTCTTTTATAATATCCGTCTTTGAACGGAGAAAGCCCGTTTTTTGCAGTTCGACCAGACCCTCACGAATCGTATCGGGTCCCCCGTGTTGCCGGAAGATTTTACAGAGGTTGTCCGCATGGGCGTTAATGGTTTGAAAGCTTCCGCAATGCCGCAACAAGACGGAGAGATACTGCGGCAGGATGCTTAATGACCTGCCGCTGTCATTATAGACAAACTCCTCCCCATCGCCTGCCGGATACGGGGTGCCCGTGAGGGCAATATATTGTTCTTCACTATTATATAAATGATTATCGTTACAGGGATTCATTTTATCCGAGGAATCAAGATAGTATGCCTCCGATCAACATACGGCATAACCGGTAACATGAAATGTATACAATTCTGTATCGGGATCGTTGCTTGCTATGATAATATCTGCATTTCTTTGCGCAGAAGAATAATCGTTTTGAAATCGTAATATAAAGTCTGATGTCGTACCCGGATCGATAGCATCCAGAGGCCATTGCTGAATTGAGTAGACACTACTGCCATTGATTGAAACAGTCGGTGTCCCCGTCAGGTGAAGAACATCATCTCCCGAATTTTCAATCGTGAATGTCACATCTTTACTAGAACTAACATTCCCGAAATCATAGGTATCGCTTTCACCGTAATAGGTAGTATCCTGCCTGACGGCTATATTCTGCGCACGTTCTTCACTGTATTTATTATCATATTCGTCTTCCGACAATGGAAGAAAACCGCATCCGCTTATTCCGAC
Coding sequences:
- a CDS encoding DUF1573 domain-containing protein, which produces MKNMTVTLITLLLIVGISGCGFLPLSEDEYDNKYSEERAQNIAVRQDTTYYGESDTYDFGNVSSSKDVTFTIENSGDDVLHLTGTPTVSINGSSVYSIQQWPLDAIDPGTTSDFILRFQNDYSSAQRNADIIIASNDPDTELYTFHVTGYAVC